A stretch of the Deltaproteobacteria bacterium genome encodes the following:
- a CDS encoding type II toxin-antitoxin system prevent-host-death family antitoxin, with translation MVKTTATRLKAKLGQYMRAVKSGQQVLITDRDQPVAKLVPFKNDHAKVSQLEFFKSHDPIAAPLGQINVQSIKYCGPSTTDLLSEDRARR, from the coding sequence ATGGTTAAAACAACGGCAACTCGACTAAAAGCAAAACTTGGGCAATACATGCGTGCGGTAAAATCTGGGCAACAAGTATTAATTACTGATCGTGATCAGCCGGTAGCGAAATTAGTACCATTTAAAAATGATCACGCTAAAGTAAGCCAACTAGAGTTTTTTAAATCGCATGATCCAATAGCCGCCCCTCTTGGTCAAATAAATGTGCAAAGTATTAAATATTGTGGGCCTAGTACTACTGATTTGCTAAGCGAAGACCGTGCTCGAAGATGA
- a CDS encoding type II toxin-antitoxin system VapC family toxin: MITFIDSSVLLRKLFGEANSLKEWSQISQAFASRILILEIGRVIDRTRLNGQIDDQQVESLHQEARRVLHSIDVIALTDNILTRAAGPMPTVLGSLDAIHLATAIELQSNLENELVLATHDTQLARAARASGFEVIGV; this comes from the coding sequence ATGATAACTTTTATTGATTCAAGTGTGCTGTTGCGAAAATTATTTGGTGAAGCAAATTCACTTAAAGAATGGTCACAAATTAGCCAAGCATTTGCCTCACGTATTTTAATTTTAGAAATTGGGCGGGTTATTGATCGTACGCGGTTAAATGGCCAAATTGACGATCAGCAAGTTGAAAGTTTGCATCAAGAAGCGCGTAGAGTATTACACTCAATCGATGTAATAGCCCTAACGGATAACATTCTTACCCGCGCTGCCGGTCCAATGCCAACAGTGCTGGGTTCACTTGATGCAATTCATTTAGCTACCGCCATAGAATTACAATCTAATTTAGAAAATGAGTTAGTACTGGCCACTCATGATACGCAACTAGCGCGAGCGGCCCGGGCTTCTGGGTTTGAAGTTATTGGTGTATAA